Proteins from a genomic interval of Micromonospora sp. NBC_00389:
- a CDS encoding efflux RND transporter permease subunit, translating into MSLLARFSLANRGLVALIAVVITAFGAFAVPSLKQQLLPSLEFPAAFIVAPYPGAGPEIVESQVTEPIENALQSIPGLDKVTSTSREGSATVQVQYEFGTDLDDMVNKMQTALSRIDAQLPEGVDPQVIAGSTDDLPAVVLAAAGGADQRALAEKLRDTVVPELEGIEGVRTVDVTGTRDDVVVVTPDPAKLAAAKLQPTAIGAALKTNGVTIPAGAVNDGSLALPVQVGTPVATLDDLRGIVVAPGARPVRLGDVAAVEQQVAPATAITRTNGQDSLGIAVTAAPDGNAVEISHEIRDKLADLKDASGAELTVVFDQAPFVEKSIESLTTEGLLGLLMAVIVILVFLLSVRSTVVTAVSIPLSVLVALIALWIGDYSLNLLTLGALTIAVGRVVDDSIVVLENIKRHLEYGEEKQHAIITGVREVAGAVTASTLTTVAVFAPIALVGGFVGQLFAPFAITVTVALLASLLVSLTVIPVLAYWFLKPRGGTVDDEAVRRGAEEKELRSPLQRAYLPVIGFATRKRSTRWITVGLGLLVLFGTFGLSQKLETNFLDDSGQDTLSFQQELPAGSGLAATDAAAKQVETVLGRTDGVETYQVTAGGGDNPFAGGGNNIATWSVALNGDTDAKQMREVLRKEFDTLGTGLGEVTFGGGQDASTSQLEVVVQASDPEVLTRAAEAARTAMAGVPDVADVTTSLAAQVPRVDVTVDRVAAGRVGLTEAAVGQFVSQAFRGAPLGQVTLDGQQQNVVLRLGVQPPVSVEQLNALPIGPVKLGDIAKVTRVEGPQQVSRIDGERSVSVTGTATGSNLGATSQELQKRLDGIDVPGATFTIGGVSADQADAFGDLGLAVLAAIAIVFLIMVATFRSLTQALILLISIPFAATGAIGLLLVTGTPLGVPALIGVLMLVGIVVTNAIVLLDLINQYRARGMGVGEAVVEGGRRRLRPILMTAVATIFALLPMALGLTGEGGFISQPLAVVVIGGLLSSTLLTLILVPTLYTMVERTKESLRERRRQRRSGQPAVTGSTGPETDEPAGPNQVAVPSGAPAAAQTEGSQPAAGRPAPSGALVDGTDQFEVLRLPRSRTSPLPPSEPTE; encoded by the coding sequence ATGTCGCTGCTCGCCAGATTCAGCCTCGCCAACCGAGGGCTGGTTGCCCTCATCGCGGTGGTGATCACGGCGTTCGGAGCGTTCGCCGTACCGTCGCTGAAGCAGCAACTGCTGCCGTCGCTCGAATTCCCGGCCGCGTTCATCGTGGCCCCCTACCCCGGCGCCGGACCCGAGATCGTCGAGTCGCAGGTGACCGAGCCGATCGAGAACGCCCTCCAGAGCATCCCCGGTCTGGACAAGGTCACCTCCACCTCCCGCGAGGGGTCGGCCACCGTCCAGGTGCAGTACGAGTTCGGCACCGACCTGGACGACATGGTCAACAAGATGCAGACCGCGCTGAGCCGCATCGACGCCCAGCTGCCGGAGGGCGTCGATCCGCAGGTCATCGCGGGCAGCACCGACGACCTGCCGGCGGTGGTGCTGGCTGCGGCCGGCGGGGCGGACCAGCGGGCGCTCGCCGAGAAGCTGCGCGACACGGTGGTGCCGGAGCTGGAGGGGATCGAGGGGGTCCGCACGGTCGATGTGACCGGGACCCGCGACGACGTCGTGGTGGTCACCCCGGACCCGGCCAAGCTCGCCGCGGCGAAGCTCCAGCCCACGGCGATCGGCGCCGCGCTGAAGACCAACGGCGTGACGATCCCGGCCGGCGCGGTGAACGACGGCAGCCTGGCCCTCCCGGTGCAGGTTGGCACGCCGGTCGCCACCCTGGACGACCTGCGCGGCATCGTGGTCGCCCCCGGCGCGCGCCCGGTCCGTCTCGGTGACGTGGCGGCCGTCGAGCAGCAGGTCGCCCCGGCCACCGCGATCACCCGGACCAACGGCCAGGACAGTCTCGGCATCGCGGTCACCGCGGCGCCGGACGGCAACGCCGTGGAGATCTCGCACGAGATCCGGGACAAGCTGGCCGACCTGAAGGACGCCTCCGGCGCCGAGCTGACCGTGGTCTTCGACCAGGCGCCGTTCGTCGAGAAGTCGATCGAGTCGCTGACCACCGAGGGCCTGCTGGGCCTGCTGATGGCGGTCATCGTCATCCTGGTCTTCCTGCTGTCGGTGCGCTCGACCGTGGTCACCGCGGTCTCCATCCCGCTCTCCGTGCTGGTGGCACTGATCGCTCTCTGGATCGGCGACTACTCGCTCAACCTGCTCACCCTCGGCGCGCTGACCATCGCGGTGGGCCGGGTGGTGGACGACTCGATCGTGGTGCTGGAAAACATCAAACGGCATCTCGAGTACGGCGAGGAGAAGCAGCACGCGATCATCACCGGCGTCCGTGAGGTGGCTGGCGCGGTGACCGCGTCCACCCTCACCACGGTCGCGGTGTTCGCGCCGATCGCGCTGGTCGGCGGGTTCGTCGGGCAGCTCTTCGCGCCGTTCGCGATCACCGTGACGGTGGCGCTGCTCGCCTCGCTGCTGGTGTCGCTGACCGTGATCCCGGTGCTGGCGTACTGGTTCCTCAAGCCGCGCGGGGGCACCGTCGACGACGAGGCGGTGCGGCGCGGCGCGGAGGAGAAGGAGCTGCGCAGCCCCTTGCAGCGGGCGTACCTGCCGGTGATCGGGTTCGCCACCCGCAAGCGGTCCACCCGCTGGATCACCGTCGGTCTCGGCCTGCTGGTGCTCTTCGGCACCTTCGGTCTGTCCCAGAAGCTGGAGACCAACTTCCTGGACGACTCCGGCCAGGACACGCTCAGCTTCCAGCAGGAGTTGCCGGCGGGTAGCGGCCTGGCCGCCACCGACGCGGCGGCCAAGCAGGTCGAGACGGTGCTCGGGCGTACCGACGGGGTCGAGACCTACCAGGTGACCGCCGGCGGCGGGGACAACCCGTTCGCGGGCGGCGGCAACAACATCGCGACGTGGTCGGTGGCGCTGAACGGGGACACCGACGCGAAGCAGATGCGCGAGGTGCTGCGCAAGGAGTTCGACACGCTCGGCACCGGACTGGGCGAGGTCACCTTCGGCGGCGGGCAGGACGCCTCGACCAGCCAGCTTGAGGTGGTCGTCCAGGCCAGCGACCCGGAGGTGCTGACCCGGGCCGCTGAGGCGGCCCGGACGGCGATGGCCGGGGTGCCGGACGTCGCGGACGTCACCACCAGCCTTGCCGCGCAGGTACCGCGGGTCGACGTGACCGTCGACCGGGTCGCCGCCGGTCGGGTCGGGCTCACCGAGGCCGCGGTGGGTCAGTTCGTGTCGCAGGCGTTCCGTGGGGCGCCGCTGGGCCAGGTCACGCTCGACGGCCAGCAGCAGAACGTGGTGCTGCGGTTGGGCGTACAGCCGCCGGTGTCGGTGGAGCAGTTGAACGCCCTGCCGATCGGTCCGGTCAAGCTGGGCGACATCGCGAAGGTCACCCGGGTCGAGGGGCCGCAGCAGGTCAGCCGGATCGACGGTGAGCGCAGCGTCTCGGTGACCGGCACGGCGACCGGCTCGAACCTGGGCGCGACCAGCCAGGAGCTGCAGAAGCGGCTGGACGGCATCGACGTGCCCGGGGCGACCTTCACCATCGGTGGGGTCAGCGCGGACCAGGCGGACGCGTTCGGCGACCTGGGCCTGGCTGTGCTGGCCGCGATCGCGATCGTGTTCCTGATCATGGTGGCGACGTTCCGGAGCCTCACCCAGGCGCTGATCCTGCTGATCTCCATCCCGTTCGCGGCGACCGGCGCGATCGGCCTGCTGCTGGTGACCGGGACGCCGCTCGGCGTGCCGGCGCTGATCGGCGTGCTGATGCTGGTCGGCATCGTGGTGACCAACGCGATCGTGCTGCTGGATCTGATCAACCAGTACCGGGCCCGGGGCATGGGAGTCGGGGAGGCGGTGGTCGAGGGTGGCCGGCGCCGGCTGCGCCCGATCCTGATGACCGCGGTCGCGACCATCTTCGCGCTGCTGCCGATGGCGCTCGGGTTGACCGGCGAGGGCGGCTTCATCTCCCAGCCGCTGGCGGTCGTGGTGATCGGTGGCCTGCTCAGCTCGACGCTGCTCACCCTGATCCTGGTGCCGACGCTGTACACGATGGTGGAGCGCACCAAGGAGTCGCTGCGGGAGCGGCGCCGCCAGCGGCGCTCCGGCCAGC
- the thrC gene encoding threonine synthase, whose amino-acid sequence MWRGLIEAYRDRLPVTAATPVVTLHEGNTPLLPAPVLSARLGCDVHLKVEGANPTGSFKDRGMTLAVSKAVEAGNKAIICASTGNTSASAAAYAARAGLTCAVLVPQGKIALGKLAQALVHGAKLLQVSGNFDDCLATAAKLAQDYPVALVNSVNIDRLHGQKTAAFEIVEALGDAPDIHCLPVGNAGNIAAYWMGYAEEHAAGATTRAPKMYGFQAAGAAPIVTGQVVPEPSTIATAIRIGNPASWTKALDARDASGGLIAAVTDREILSAYRLLAREVGVFVELGSAASVAGLLQQAAAGAVPPGSTVVCTVTGHGLKDPEWAISTAPAPLTIANDPLAAARALDLA is encoded by the coding sequence ATGTGGCGGGGTCTGATCGAGGCGTACCGGGATCGGCTGCCGGTCACCGCGGCCACGCCCGTCGTCACGCTGCACGAGGGGAACACCCCACTGCTGCCCGCGCCGGTGCTCTCCGCCCGGCTCGGCTGCGACGTGCACCTCAAGGTGGAGGGCGCCAACCCGACCGGCTCGTTCAAGGACCGCGGGATGACCCTCGCGGTCTCCAAGGCGGTCGAGGCCGGCAACAAGGCCATCATCTGCGCCTCCACCGGCAACACCAGCGCCTCTGCCGCGGCGTACGCGGCCCGGGCCGGGCTGACCTGCGCGGTGCTGGTGCCGCAGGGCAAGATCGCGCTGGGCAAGCTGGCCCAGGCGCTGGTGCACGGCGCGAAGCTGCTCCAGGTGAGCGGCAACTTCGACGACTGTCTCGCGACGGCCGCCAAGCTCGCCCAGGACTACCCGGTCGCCTTGGTCAACTCGGTCAACATCGACCGGCTGCACGGGCAGAAGACCGCCGCCTTCGAGATCGTCGAGGCGCTCGGTGACGCGCCCGACATCCACTGCCTGCCGGTCGGCAACGCCGGCAACATCGCCGCCTACTGGATGGGGTACGCGGAGGAGCACGCCGCCGGCGCCACCACCCGGGCCCCGAAGATGTACGGCTTCCAGGCCGCCGGCGCGGCCCCGATCGTGACCGGCCAGGTGGTGCCGGAGCCGTCGACCATCGCCACCGCGATCCGGATCGGCAACCCGGCGAGCTGGACCAAGGCGCTGGACGCCCGCGACGCCTCGGGTGGCCTGATCGCGGCGGTGACGGACCGGGAGATCCTGTCCGCGTACCGGCTGCTCGCCCGCGAGGTGGGGGTCTTCGTCGAGCTGGGCAGCGCGGCCAGCGTGGCCGGCCTGCTCCAGCAGGCCGCGGCGGGTGCGGTGCCGCCGGGCTCGACGGTGGTCTGCACGGTGACCGGCCATGGTCTGAAGGACCCGGAGTGGGCGATCTCCACGGCGCCCGCTCCGCTGACCATCGCGAACGACCCGCTGGCCGCGGCCCGCGCCCTCGACCTGGCCTGA
- a CDS encoding homoserine dehydrogenase → MRLALLGCGTVGQEVVRLLHEQGTDLAARIGAPLEIAGIAVRRLGRDRGDLPVDPTLFTTDALGLIKRDDVDVVIEVVGGIEPARTWLVEALRAGKSVVTANKALLAEDGVALHDAAAEGGGDLYYEASVAGAIPLLRPLRESLHGDRINRVTGIVNGTTNFILSAMDATGAGFAEALEEATELGYAEADPTADVEGFDAAAKAAILASLAFHTRVGAADVHREGITEVTAADVASAQAMGCTIKLLCIAARGVDPAGRDTVSVRVHPAMIPRSHPLASVGDAFNAVFVEADAAGELMFYGRGAGGAPTASAVLGDVVAVARNRLAGVRAASESAYADLAVRPMGEALTRYHVSLDVADRPGVLAAVAGVFARHDVSIATVRQGSAGGVPGRDGDAELVIVTHVAPDAALAATVGELRGLDIVRSVTSVLRVEGGA, encoded by the coding sequence GTGCGCTTGGCACTGCTCGGCTGCGGCACGGTCGGTCAGGAGGTGGTCCGGCTGCTGCACGAGCAGGGGACCGACCTGGCCGCCCGGATCGGCGCTCCGCTGGAGATCGCCGGCATCGCCGTCCGCCGACTCGGCCGTGACCGCGGTGACCTGCCGGTCGACCCCACCCTGTTCACGACCGACGCGCTCGGCCTGATCAAGCGCGACGACGTGGACGTGGTGATCGAGGTGGTCGGCGGCATCGAGCCGGCCCGGACCTGGCTGGTCGAGGCGCTGCGCGCCGGCAAGAGCGTGGTCACCGCCAACAAGGCGCTGCTCGCCGAGGACGGCGTGGCGCTGCACGACGCGGCGGCCGAGGGCGGCGGCGACCTCTACTACGAGGCGTCCGTGGCCGGGGCCATCCCGCTGCTGCGCCCGCTGCGCGAGTCGCTGCACGGCGACCGGATCAACCGGGTCACCGGCATCGTCAACGGCACCACCAACTTCATCCTCTCCGCCATGGACGCCACCGGCGCCGGCTTCGCCGAGGCATTGGAGGAGGCCACCGAGCTGGGGTACGCGGAGGCCGACCCGACCGCCGACGTGGAGGGCTTCGACGCGGCGGCCAAGGCGGCGATCCTCGCCTCGCTGGCGTTCCACACCCGGGTCGGTGCCGCCGACGTGCACCGGGAGGGCATCACCGAGGTCACCGCCGCGGACGTGGCCAGCGCCCAGGCGATGGGCTGCACGATCAAGCTGCTCTGCATCGCGGCCCGCGGCGTCGACCCGGCCGGCCGGGACACGGTCAGCGTCCGGGTGCACCCGGCGATGATCCCGCGCAGCCACCCGCTGGCCAGCGTCGGCGACGCGTTCAACGCGGTCTTCGTGGAGGCGGACGCGGCCGGGGAGCTGATGTTCTACGGCCGGGGCGCGGGTGGCGCGCCGACGGCCAGCGCCGTCCTCGGCGACGTGGTGGCGGTGGCCCGAAACCGGCTCGCCGGGGTGCGCGCGGCCAGCGAGAGCGCGTACGCCGACCTGGCGGTGCGGCCGATGGGCGAGGCGCTGACCCGCTACCACGTCAGCCTGGACGTGGCCGACCGTCCGGGTGTGCTGGCCGCGGTGGCTGGCGTGTTCGCCCGGCACGACGTGTCGATCGCGACCGTGCGGCAGGGCTCGGCGGGCGGGGTGCCCGGCCGGGACGGCGACGCCGAGTTGGTCATCGTCACCCACGTGGCACCGGACGCCGCGCTCGCCGCCACCGTGGGCGAGCTTCGTGGTCTGGACATCGTCCGGTCGGTGACCAGCGTGCTGCGGGTCGAGGGCGGCGCGTGA
- the lysA gene encoding diaminopimelate decarboxylase — MRAHEAGALHADISNQGPAWLRTPQDVNALVPALWPRTVTRGADGAVAVAGLSVRDIAAEFGTPVYVLDEDDLRSRCRDFRAAFPTEDVYYAGKAFLCRAVVRMIAEEGLHLDVCTGGELATALAAGMPPERIGFHGNNKSVAELSRALDARVGRIIVDSFTEIDRLTALARERGVRPRVLVRVTVGVEAHTHEFIATAHEDQKFGFSLAGGAAASAAFKILDEDVLELRGLHSHIGSQIFDASGFEVSARRVLALQAQIRDARGVELPELDLGGGFGIAYTTQDDPAAPQDLAKRLRKIVDSECAAENLAVPRLSIEPGRAIVGPSVFTLYEVGTVKDLDGIRTYVSVDGGMSDNIRTALYDASYSATLASRASTAEPMLARVVGKHCESGDIVVKDEFLPADVQAGDLVAVPGTGAYCRSMASNYNHVPRPPVVAVRDGQARLIVRRETEEDLLALDVG; from the coding sequence ATGAGGGCTCATGAGGCTGGTGCGCTGCACGCGGACATCAGCAACCAGGGGCCGGCCTGGCTGCGTACCCCACAGGACGTCAACGCCCTCGTGCCGGCGCTGTGGCCACGCACGGTGACGCGCGGCGCCGACGGCGCGGTCGCCGTCGCGGGCCTGAGCGTCCGCGACATCGCGGCCGAGTTCGGCACCCCGGTGTACGTCCTCGACGAGGACGACCTGCGGTCACGCTGCCGGGACTTTCGGGCGGCCTTCCCGACCGAGGACGTCTACTACGCCGGCAAGGCGTTCCTCTGCCGGGCGGTGGTCCGGATGATCGCCGAGGAGGGGCTGCACCTCGACGTCTGCACCGGCGGCGAGCTGGCCACCGCGCTGGCGGCCGGGATGCCGCCGGAGCGGATCGGCTTTCACGGCAACAACAAGTCGGTGGCCGAGCTGAGCCGGGCACTGGACGCCAGGGTGGGGCGGATCATCGTCGACTCGTTCACCGAGATCGACCGGCTGACCGCGCTGGCCCGCGAGCGGGGGGTCCGCCCCCGGGTGCTGGTCCGGGTCACCGTCGGCGTCGAGGCGCACACCCACGAGTTCATCGCCACCGCCCACGAGGACCAGAAGTTCGGCTTCTCGCTGGCCGGCGGGGCGGCCGCGTCGGCCGCCTTCAAGATCCTCGACGAGGACGTACTGGAGTTGCGCGGGCTGCACTCGCACATCGGCTCGCAGATCTTCGACGCCAGCGGCTTCGAGGTCTCCGCCCGCCGGGTGCTCGCCCTCCAGGCGCAGATCCGCGACGCGCGCGGGGTCGAACTGCCCGAGCTGGACCTGGGCGGCGGCTTCGGCATCGCCTACACCACCCAGGACGACCCGGCCGCTCCGCAGGACCTGGCCAAGCGGCTGCGCAAGATCGTCGACTCGGAGTGCGCGGCGGAGAATCTGGCCGTGCCGCGGCTCTCCATCGAGCCGGGGCGGGCCATTGTCGGGCCGTCCGTGTTCACCCTCTACGAGGTCGGCACGGTCAAGGACCTCGACGGCATCCGCACGTACGTCAGCGTCGACGGCGGGATGAGCGACAACATCCGGACGGCGCTCTATGACGCGTCCTACTCGGCGACGCTGGCCTCCCGTGCCTCCACCGCCGAGCCGATGCTCGCCCGCGTGGTGGGAAAGCACTGTGAGTCCGGGGACATCGTGGTGAAGGATGAATTCCTGCCCGCCGACGTGCAGGCCGGAGATCTTGTCGCGGTGCCCGGCACCGGTGCCTACTGCCGCAGCATGGCCAGCAACTACAACCACGTACCCCGGCCACCGGTGGTCGCGGTGCGCGACGGCCAGGCGCGTCTGATCGTCCGGCGGGAGACCGAAGAGGATCTGCTGGCTTTGGATGTGGGATGA